A single window of Sphingobacterium sp. ML3W DNA harbors:
- a CDS encoding TolC family protein yields the protein MIKHMVATTLLWLAIAPVLPTYGQQQKENTLGSLWPKVEENYPGLGAKNNAMDAAKLNARAVKSGILPQIKTQVQNTYGTYEGSAGAFFPQPGFFNVSGAPNALDGSNMAANSFGSATIEWELFSFGRLTKENEAADALFEKKVSEKDAYALNLKKTLSERYITLLYNDAKLAWSKANTERLDDIRKISSGLAASGLKPAADSLLASSSYIQALGEYDKWSGNKNASFIKLQELYGSEGISYSASTHRFSNPMEKHGLKIGQKITPSHPLLNALDKQSQYYTLSGEAQKRAAMPSLRLLGGYAYRGTGVSATGNSSGAWKNGFNNSTNNMLIGIGLTWNITNIYTNRLKGEGLFKEAISTKLLHAQYEQAMEADLSASQTKSFWQYKQIQKSELAVRQAQDAYAMYLARYKSGLISLSELLQIRILLEQAENNHIEASRSYWLLLAYESELTADFDYLFNNL from the coding sequence ATGATCAAACACATGGTGGCGACTACACTTTTGTGGCTTGCCATTGCACCCGTATTACCCACATACGGACAGCAACAAAAAGAAAACACCTTGGGCAGTTTATGGCCAAAGGTGGAAGAAAATTATCCCGGTTTAGGAGCTAAAAACAATGCTATGGATGCAGCAAAGCTAAATGCTAGGGCTGTAAAAAGTGGCATACTTCCACAGATAAAAACGCAGGTACAAAACACTTATGGCACATACGAAGGTAGTGCAGGAGCCTTTTTCCCTCAACCTGGATTTTTCAATGTAAGTGGTGCCCCAAATGCGCTTGATGGCAGCAACATGGCCGCCAATAGCTTTGGCTCTGCTACAATCGAATGGGAATTATTCTCGTTCGGTAGACTTACAAAAGAAAATGAAGCAGCAGATGCGCTATTCGAGAAAAAAGTAAGTGAAAAAGATGCATATGCGCTGAACCTCAAAAAAACCTTATCTGAGCGATACATCACACTCCTTTATAATGATGCAAAATTAGCGTGGTCTAAAGCAAATACAGAGCGCTTAGATGATATCCGCAAGATCAGCTCAGGATTAGCTGCTTCTGGTCTTAAACCGGCTGCAGATAGCCTCTTAGCTTCCTCTTCCTATATACAAGCATTGGGGGAATATGATAAGTGGAGTGGTAATAAAAATGCTTCATTTATTAAATTGCAGGAACTTTATGGGTCAGAAGGGATTTCTTATAGCGCATCTACTCATCGTTTTTCCAATCCCATGGAGAAACATGGTTTAAAAATAGGTCAAAAGATAACACCATCACACCCACTATTAAATGCATTGGACAAACAATCGCAATACTATACGCTAAGTGGTGAAGCGCAGAAAAGAGCGGCAATGCCATCTTTAAGACTGTTAGGTGGTTACGCTTACCGCGGTACAGGAGTTAGTGCAACAGGCAATAGTTCTGGAGCATGGAAAAATGGATTTAACAACAGCACCAATAATATGCTAATTGGTATAGGTTTAACCTGGAATATCACGAACATATATACGAACCGATTAAAAGGAGAAGGATTATTTAAGGAAGCTATAAGTACTAAACTCCTTCATGCACAATACGAGCAAGCCATGGAGGCCGACCTCTCGGCATCACAAACGAAAAGTTTTTGGCAGTATAAACAAATTCAAAAATCGGAACTTGCCGTGAGGCAAGCTCAAGATGCCTATGCCATGTACCTTGCTCGGTACAAAAGTGGACTTATTTCACTTAGTGAATTATTACAGATTCGCATATTGTTAGAACAAGCGGAGAATAATCATATCGAGGCTTCTCGCTCTTACTGGCTGTTACTTGCATACGAATCAGAATTGACAGCGGATTTCGATTACCTGTTTAATAACCTTTAA
- a CDS encoding DUF5675 family protein has translation MVMRLLRTYHSQGTHGEIWIGGEFVCYAIELPWLDNVRNNSCIPEGTYLLAKRYSKKFKWHVLVKDVYGRSEILFHPANDAKTELRGCIAPVSRIVGIGGGVQSVVAFNKLREMVYASIDKGEQVLLEVLKKGE, from the coding sequence ATGGTTATGCGGTTATTGCGGACTTATCATAGTCAGGGTACTCATGGTGAGATTTGGATCGGAGGTGAATTTGTTTGTTATGCTATTGAGTTGCCCTGGTTAGATAATGTCCGCAATAATTCTTGTATTCCGGAAGGGACATATTTACTGGCCAAGCGTTATAGCAAAAAATTTAAGTGGCATGTGTTGGTAAAGGATGTGTATGGGCGCAGTGAGATTTTGTTTCATCCGGCTAATGATGCGAAGACTGAATTGAGAGGATGTATAGCACCGGTCAGTCGGATTGTTGGAATAGGGGGAGGCGTTCAGTCAGTAGTTGCTTTTAACAAATTGAGGGAAATGGTTTATGCTTCGATCGATAAAGGTGAGCAGGTTTTGTTGGAAGTATTAAAAAAGGGGGAATGA
- a CDS encoding sensor histidine kinase, translating to MLDEFKTWQLAALALLASLFVIYPDITWLPFELNELVGSAKVERIMLLLIRYSLLSTLIFLLVRYNLKSLHSTALSKRFFLNLIITVTIFAIYGGICYLLLVKIRHYGSLVLFQFFIVSVLSTLVGHIAMLYLDQRKKNKEIEELRVQNLQSSYDALTNQINPHFFFNSLNGLASLIRKKEDRVTLTYLDKLSDVFRYILQSHKKGLVTLAEELAFVTSFQYMMEVRFSDKLQYHIEIEKSKFTLKLPVLSILPLLDNIVVHNVVDSDHKMLVKIWLNEQDELCISNPIYPKLVRPTTNGTGLDNLESRFKLLLGQSIRVEDDGKLFTVILPLK from the coding sequence ATGTTAGATGAATTCAAGACTTGGCAACTAGCAGCTTTAGCATTGCTAGCTTCACTTTTTGTAATTTACCCAGATATCACTTGGCTGCCTTTTGAACTGAATGAGTTAGTAGGAAGCGCAAAGGTAGAACGGATTATGTTGTTGTTGATTCGCTACAGTTTACTTTCTACTTTGATCTTTTTATTAGTAAGATATAACTTAAAGTCGTTGCATAGCACTGCACTTTCTAAACGATTCTTTCTCAATCTAATAATTACTGTTACGATATTTGCCATTTATGGGGGTATTTGTTATCTACTTTTGGTGAAAATACGTCATTATGGTAGCTTAGTGCTATTCCAGTTTTTCATTGTGTCCGTATTGAGTACATTGGTTGGTCATATTGCTATGCTGTATCTGGACCAAAGGAAGAAAAACAAAGAAATCGAAGAATTGCGCGTGCAAAATTTGCAAAGCAGTTACGATGCATTGACTAATCAGATCAACCCTCATTTTTTCTTTAACTCGCTCAATGGTTTAGCCTCCCTCATTCGTAAGAAGGAGGATCGGGTGACATTGACCTATTTGGATAAGCTGTCTGATGTATTTCGCTACATCCTTCAAAGTCATAAGAAAGGTCTTGTTACACTAGCTGAAGAATTGGCCTTTGTCACTTCTTTTCAGTACATGATGGAGGTGCGCTTTTCGGACAAGCTACAGTATCATATCGAAATTGAAAAAAGTAAATTTACATTAAAGCTTCCCGTACTTTCCATCCTTCCGCTGCTAGACAATATTGTAGTTCATAATGTGGTAGATAGCGATCACAAAATGCTAGTCAAGATATGGTTAAACGAACAAGATGAATTATGTATCTCTAATCCAATCTATCCGAAGCTCGTGCGCCCCACAACCAATGGAACGGGTCTTGATAATTTAGAGAGCCGATTCAAGTTGTTGTTAGGGCAATCTATCCGTGTAGAAGATGATGGAAAGTTATTTACAGTCATATTACCTTTAAAATAA
- a CDS encoding LytR/AlgR family response regulator transcription factor, which produces MRILIVEDETAAYETLVDILKEIDPTIKVVGNTESVSQTTKWLNENPAPDLILMDIHLSDGSSFLIFDHITLEVPIIFTTAYDEYAIEAFKVNSIDYLLKPIKSHELQLALNKFKKLSQPDILAYLSQISNLSPAKSYSERLLVPVKDKLLPIPVIEISYFYTTDKHTVIQLQDGKQYPYSKTLDQIFQMLDPNLFYRANKQFIIARHAIKDITIWFDSRLLATLNTDVPEPIYISKNKAAAFKDWMIVG; this is translated from the coding sequence ATGAGAATCTTAATTGTCGAAGACGAAACTGCAGCATATGAAACCCTGGTTGATATACTTAAAGAAATTGATCCTACTATAAAGGTAGTTGGGAATACAGAAAGTGTATCACAGACGACAAAATGGTTAAATGAGAATCCTGCACCTGATCTTATACTGATGGATATCCATCTATCGGATGGTTCTTCCTTTTTGATATTTGATCATATTACCTTAGAGGTACCCATTATTTTTACTACAGCTTATGATGAGTACGCTATCGAAGCCTTCAAGGTCAACAGTATAGATTATCTGTTAAAGCCTATAAAGAGCCATGAGTTGCAACTTGCATTGAATAAGTTTAAGAAATTATCGCAACCTGATATTCTAGCCTATCTTTCGCAAATAAGCAATTTGAGCCCAGCTAAGAGCTATAGCGAACGTCTTTTAGTTCCTGTGAAAGATAAGTTGTTACCAATTCCAGTAATAGAAATCTCCTATTTCTATACGACAGACAAGCATACCGTTATACAATTACAGGATGGGAAGCAGTATCCCTATAGCAAGACTTTGGATCAGATCTTTCAGATGCTAGACCCTAATCTCTTTTATCGTGCGAATAAGCAATTTATCATCGCGCGTCATGCCATTAAAGATATTACAATTTGGTTTGATAGTCGTCTACTTGCCACATTGAACACCGATGTACCAGAGCCTATTTATATCAGCAAAAATAAAGCAGCAGCTTTTAAAGACTGGATGATAGTTGGTTAA
- a CDS encoding alpha/beta hydrolase, protein MENMTRKYVFILIIVFGLFNALVAQPKTGRLLIAEQGSFMVGGTQTVVPGAFSVDNALKPEGQTYHGDHAYIFFQKPVKSRKLPLVFLHGAGQSKKTWETTADGREGFQNIFLRRNYAVYLLDQPRRGEAGKSMVEGTVKPTADEQFWFTQFRLGNYPDYFPNVQFPKDSQSLEQFYRQMTPNTGAFDTKVVSGAISSLFDKIGDGILVTHSQGGGPGWMTAIQNDKVKGIVAYEPYSGFVFPKGELPAAIPSSGLFGELKGVEISVEDFKKLTKLPIVVYYGDNIAKEPSNVWNMDHWRSGLEMARLWAATINKYGGDAQVVHLPEVGIKGNTHFPFSDLNNIQVADELSKWLKEKDLSK, encoded by the coding sequence ATGGAAAATATGACAAGAAAATATGTTTTTATATTGATCATTGTTTTCGGTTTATTTAACGCTCTTGTTGCACAACCGAAAACAGGAAGATTGCTTATTGCAGAGCAAGGAAGCTTTATGGTTGGTGGTACGCAGACTGTTGTTCCAGGTGCATTTTCAGTAGACAATGCGTTAAAACCAGAGGGGCAGACTTATCATGGCGACCATGCCTACATATTCTTTCAAAAACCAGTAAAATCACGTAAGCTTCCTTTAGTTTTCCTACATGGTGCGGGACAGTCCAAGAAAACATGGGAGACTACAGCAGATGGTCGAGAAGGTTTTCAAAATATATTTTTACGTCGCAACTATGCAGTTTATTTGCTGGATCAACCAAGACGAGGTGAAGCTGGTAAAAGTATGGTTGAAGGGACTGTAAAACCGACTGCCGATGAGCAGTTTTGGTTTACGCAGTTTAGACTTGGCAATTATCCGGACTATTTTCCAAATGTTCAATTTCCGAAAGATTCGCAATCTCTCGAGCAGTTTTATAGACAGATGACTCCTAATACTGGAGCTTTTGATACGAAAGTCGTAAGCGGTGCGATCTCGTCCTTATTTGATAAAATAGGCGACGGGATATTGGTTACGCACTCGCAAGGTGGCGGTCCAGGTTGGATGACAGCCATCCAAAACGATAAGGTTAAAGGTATTGTCGCTTATGAGCCTTACAGCGGGTTTGTGTTCCCAAAAGGGGAGCTCCCTGCTGCAATTCCGTCTAGTGGATTGTTTGGAGAATTGAAAGGAGTAGAAATCTCGGTAGAAGATTTTAAAAAACTAACTAAGCTTCCAATCGTTGTTTATTACGGCGATAATATTGCTAAAGAGCCAAGTAATGTTTGGAATATGGATCATTGGCGCTCAGGTTTAGAGATGGCTAGATTGTGGGCTGCTACTATTAATAAATATGGTGGAGACGCTCAGGTGGTACACCTTCCTGAAGTCGGTATCAAAGGCAATACACACTTTCCTTTTTCAGATCTCAATAATATCCAGGTGGCCGATGAATTATCGAAATGGCTAAAGGAAAAGGATTTAAGTAAGTAA
- a CDS encoding flavodoxin family protein: MKIIQNYSPWIGVIFLMLTSCSRASELPVGKTELINDMKVLIVYLSRTKNTKAIAEMINQKINSDLIELELQTLYPADYKTTIDQVASENARDFLPPLKTKIDSIEKYDIIFIGFPTWGMRLPPPMKGFLNQYDLSGKTVIPFNTNAGYGMGSSFETVKQLCPDSQVLEGFSTKGGKERDGVLYVMEGNREFQVQEEIQNWLIRIGMIK, encoded by the coding sequence ATGAAAATAATTCAAAACTATAGCCCTTGGATAGGCGTCATATTTTTGATGCTCACCTCTTGTTCCAGAGCTTCAGAGTTACCTGTGGGAAAAACGGAGCTTATTAATGACATGAAAGTATTGATTGTCTATTTGTCGAGAACAAAAAACACTAAAGCTATTGCTGAGATGATCAACCAAAAGATAAATAGTGATCTAATTGAGTTGGAGTTACAAACACTTTATCCAGCAGATTATAAAACAACAATAGATCAGGTCGCAAGCGAAAATGCAAGAGACTTTTTACCTCCTTTGAAAACGAAAATTGACAGTATTGAAAAATACGATATCATTTTCATTGGATTTCCGACCTGGGGCATGCGACTTCCGCCTCCGATGAAAGGCTTTTTGAATCAATATGATTTAAGCGGCAAAACAGTAATTCCATTTAATACCAATGCGGGTTATGGTATGGGGAGTAGTTTTGAAACAGTGAAGCAATTATGCCCAGATAGTCAGGTTTTGGAAGGTTTTTCGACCAAAGGTGGTAAAGAACGAGATGGCGTTTTATATGTGATGGAAGGCAATAGAGAATTTCAGGTGCAGGAAGAAATACAAAACTGGTTGATTCGTATAGGGATGATCAAATAG
- a CDS encoding cupin domain-containing protein, whose product MKKLIYLTGLLLTVITVNVMAQDQSIFTLGEKAKNVNHTGDVWLRELNAADKDINSQISLAVFAPNAKLNWHTHSAGQILLITDGAGYYQEKGKTAQLVKKGDVVKCLPGVEHWHGSTPTTGVTYLAVSPKSSTTWLHPVDEQTYLNLERTTENALNDEEQLKALSASKWGWMADKNTDELNKLFHEKSMFVHMGGSWGKQRELDVIKSGGI is encoded by the coding sequence ATGAAGAAATTAATCTATTTAACAGGATTATTATTAACCGTTATTACGGTAAATGTAATGGCGCAAGATCAATCCATTTTTACATTGGGTGAAAAAGCCAAAAATGTAAACCATACAGGCGATGTATGGTTGCGTGAGTTAAACGCTGCGGATAAAGATATCAATTCACAAATATCACTTGCTGTTTTTGCTCCCAATGCGAAGTTAAATTGGCATACGCATTCCGCTGGTCAAATATTATTGATTACAGATGGAGCAGGCTATTATCAGGAAAAAGGTAAAACGGCACAATTGGTAAAGAAAGGTGATGTCGTGAAATGTCTTCCAGGTGTGGAGCATTGGCATGGTTCTACACCGACTACAGGTGTTACTTACTTAGCTGTCTCTCCTAAGAGTAGCACCACTTGGTTACATCCAGTAGATGAACAAACCTATTTAAACTTAGAAAGAACAACAGAGAATGCGCTGAATGATGAAGAGCAGCTAAAAGCTCTTTCAGCATCGAAATGGGGCTGGATGGCCGATAAAAATACAGACGAACTGAATAAGTTATTTCATGAAAAATCAATGTTTGTTCATATGGGTGGATCATGGGGCAAGCAACGTGAACTCGATGTAATTAAGAGTGGTGGGATATGA
- a CDS encoding nuclear transport factor 2 family protein — protein sequence MTLNIIGNTAILLNDIDLEAVVGGNTVTNPFMVTEVYVKENGEWKMGSLTFSKLSRSVKMNKAK from the coding sequence GTGACGCTAAATATTATTGGTAATACGGCTATATTGCTCAATGATATAGATCTAGAGGCGGTCGTCGGAGGTAATACCGTTACGAATCCTTTTATGGTGACAGAAGTATATGTTAAGGAAAATGGTGAATGGAAAATGGGATCACTAACATTTTCAAAGTTATCAAGATCAGTTAAGATGAATAAGGCTAAATAG
- a CDS encoding carboxylesterase/lipase family protein — protein MGKVSLISVLFLFISSFGQGVYADTSEAPVIRTSAGLVRGKSELGVESFKGIPYAAAPVGALRWQAPQRVQPWEGIRDASNFCADCAQAGWPRNSGKLRDNTSEDCLFVNLWKPTINKTQKKLPVMVWIYGGGFVGGGSSYAETSGQQFAKQDVILVSFNYRLGRLGHFAFPALSKENPTELKGSYSYMDQIAALKWVQQNIEAFGGDPNNVTIFGESAGGVSVHSLMTIPSAKGLFQKAIVQSGGGRDGVLTGRPISKENASIHYPVSAEAIGVNFARKQGIEGIDADALSKLRALSVEEIVDGGEEYYEGIPIYSGPILDGKLVVETAEQAYKRGSQHEVALMIGSNSAEVSGGFVNACSKEELLDLFASYRQEAIAAYDPTGQTDFTEMLTMVNTDKVWAEPARFTARSFSDNGYPAYIYLYSYVAEAMKSRMRYGASHASEIPYVFNNLTVRNGASVSDKDQIVASMLNTYWANFAKTGNPNDKDLPNWPIHQKEKGGIMEFTDSGIGIGRQDPQKLRLDLMEKISEELIFDKK, from the coding sequence ATGGGAAAAGTAAGCTTAATCAGTGTTTTATTTCTTTTCATCAGTTCCTTTGGACAAGGTGTATATGCTGACACTTCTGAAGCCCCAGTGATTCGTACAAGTGCTGGACTTGTGAGAGGTAAAAGCGAATTAGGAGTAGAAAGTTTTAAAGGTATTCCGTATGCTGCTGCTCCTGTTGGAGCGCTGCGGTGGCAAGCACCCCAACGTGTTCAGCCATGGGAAGGTATACGAGATGCGAGTAACTTTTGTGCAGACTGTGCACAGGCGGGCTGGCCTCGAAACAGTGGAAAGCTTAGAGACAATACTTCAGAAGATTGTCTTTTCGTCAATTTGTGGAAGCCTACTATTAACAAAACGCAAAAGAAACTTCCTGTTATGGTATGGATTTATGGAGGAGGTTTTGTTGGAGGAGGGAGCTCATATGCTGAGACATCAGGGCAACAATTTGCGAAACAGGATGTTATATTGGTCAGTTTCAACTATCGCTTAGGGAGATTAGGACATTTTGCATTCCCTGCACTTTCTAAAGAAAACCCAACGGAGTTAAAAGGGAGTTATTCTTATATGGATCAGATTGCCGCGTTAAAATGGGTGCAGCAAAATATTGAAGCCTTTGGTGGAGATCCTAACAATGTAACAATTTTCGGAGAGTCTGCCGGAGGAGTATCTGTACACTCGCTGATGACTATTCCATCCGCAAAAGGACTTTTTCAAAAAGCCATTGTTCAATCAGGCGGTGGAAGGGATGGCGTATTGACAGGAAGACCGATTAGTAAAGAAAATGCAAGTATACATTATCCGGTTTCAGCTGAAGCTATAGGAGTAAACTTTGCTAGAAAACAAGGTATAGAAGGAATTGATGCTGATGCATTATCAAAATTACGCGCACTATCTGTTGAAGAAATCGTAGATGGCGGTGAAGAGTACTATGAAGGAATACCTATTTATTCGGGTCCTATACTGGATGGGAAATTGGTAGTCGAAACGGCGGAGCAAGCTTATAAAAGAGGAAGCCAGCATGAAGTCGCTTTAATGATCGGCTCTAACAGCGCTGAGGTTTCCGGTGGTTTTGTCAATGCGTGTTCAAAGGAGGAGTTGTTGGATTTGTTTGCTTCGTATAGACAAGAAGCAATAGCGGCTTACGACCCTACGGGTCAGACTGATTTTACCGAGATGCTTACTATGGTTAATACGGATAAAGTGTGGGCAGAACCAGCTCGATTTACAGCAAGATCTTTTTCAGATAATGGCTATCCAGCCTATATTTATCTCTATTCCTATGTTGCTGAAGCGATGAAAAGCAGAATGCGTTATGGCGCATCACATGCTTCTGAAATTCCTTATGTGTTTAATAACTTAACGGTAAGAAATGGAGCTTCCGTTTCGGATAAAGATCAGATTGTGGCAAGTATGTTGAATACCTATTGGGCGAACTTTGCTAAGACAGGAAATCCAAATGACAAAGATTTGCCAAATTGGCCAATCCATCAAAAGGAAAAAGGTGGCATTATGGAATTTACTGATTCAGGTATAGGGATAGGCAGACAAGATCCTCAAAAATTACGATTGGATCTTATGGAGAAGATTTCTGAAGAATTAATATTTGATAAGAAATGA